A single Methanocella sp. DNA region contains:
- a CDS encoding ACT domain-containing protein, producing the protein MAKERAVITVTGIDHPGIIASITRTLADENVNIEDLSQTIVQGLFTMILIADITDHDLSRLQQKMAQIGKKQGVQITVQHENIFKYMHRV; encoded by the coding sequence ATGGCAAAGGAACGTGCAGTGATCACCGTTACGGGCATCGACCACCCGGGCATCATCGCCTCCATCACCAGGACACTGGCGGACGAGAACGTAAATATAGAGGACTTGAGCCAGACCATCGTCCAGGGGCTGTTCACCATGATCCTCATCGCGGACATCACCGACCACGACCTGTCCCGGCTGCAGCAAAAAATGGCCCAGATCGGGAAGAAGCAGGGCGTCCAGATCACCGTACAGCACGAGAACATCTTCAAGTACATGCACAGGGTCTGA
- a CDS encoding class I SAM-dependent methyltransferase, translating to MRRLVFELSGEHATLPKSEVIGCIEAYGYAYAVTGSYDQALVVDTDADVNILARRLALSHHILELIFECRADKDEIKKEAEKADIRLGPGETFLVRVRKVREYGSVDSSFERELGAVLWHRGHKVDLNRPDAEYRAIITEDKCIFGRLVASPDRGQYEERAPLKKPFFLPGVLMPRISRAIVNMARIRSGYLLDPMSGTGGILVEGELIGDDIHVVGCDIQKKMAYGTRWNLRHYGKNYDVIRQDSPNMAIKGDSIDAMVTDFPYGQSTPIMGASLEDFHKGALKEMYRVLKPGRYAVVVYREPMEKLLKEAGFNVIETHEQYIHRSLTRHISLVRK from the coding sequence ATGAGGCGCCTTGTTTTCGAGTTATCCGGCGAGCATGCCACACTGCCGAAGAGCGAAGTCATCGGCTGTATCGAGGCTTACGGCTACGCCTATGCGGTCACCGGCAGCTACGACCAGGCGCTGGTCGTGGACACGGACGCCGACGTGAATATCCTGGCGCGCCGGCTGGCGCTCTCGCACCACATACTAGAGCTCATTTTCGAGTGCAGGGCGGATAAAGATGAGATCAAGAAAGAGGCGGAGAAAGCCGACATACGCCTCGGCCCCGGCGAGACGTTCCTCGTCCGGGTCAGGAAGGTCCGCGAGTACGGCAGCGTCGACTCGTCCTTCGAAAGGGAGCTGGGCGCCGTCCTCTGGCACCGCGGCCATAAAGTCGACCTGAACAGGCCGGATGCCGAATATCGCGCAATCATCACCGAGGACAAATGTATATTCGGGAGGCTCGTCGCGAGCCCGGACCGGGGCCAGTACGAAGAGCGGGCACCGTTGAAGAAGCCGTTTTTCCTGCCCGGCGTGCTCATGCCCCGCATCAGCCGGGCCATAGTAAATATGGCCAGGATACGAAGCGGTTACTTATTAGACCCCATGTCGGGCACGGGCGGCATCCTGGTCGAAGGCGAACTCATCGGCGACGACATCCACGTCGTGGGCTGCGACATACAGAAAAAGATGGCCTACGGGACCAGGTGGAACCTCAGGCACTACGGCAAGAACTACGACGTGATCCGGCAGGACTCGCCGAACATGGCGATCAAGGGCGACTCCATAGACGCCATGGTGACCGACTTTCCCTACGGCCAGTCCACGCCCATCATGGGCGCGTCCCTGGAGGATTTCCACAAGGGCGCATTGAAGGAGATGTACCGGGTGCTGAAGCCGGGCCGCTACGCGGTCGTCGTTTACCGGGAGCCCATGGAAAAGCTATTAAAAGAAGCGGGGTTTAATGTGATTGAAACGCACGAGCAGTATATCCACAGGAGCCTGACGAGGCATATTTCGCTGGTGCGGAAATGA
- a CDS encoding PUA domain-containing protein, giving the protein MLDRVRTIADYQFGKGAGNALFPDGVRLIMGRTGRLRQVLEGDKRIATLRANDGFLILSAYGGQKLKQALPSPQKRVIMNDDAAPFVAKGKTAFCKFVVDCDPEIRALEEVLVVDKDDNLLATGQALLCAAEMKAFKKGTAVSVRYGIKGKEMAPEVD; this is encoded by the coding sequence ATGCTCGACAGGGTACGAACCATCGCGGATTACCAGTTCGGCAAAGGCGCCGGTAACGCTCTATTTCCCGACGGCGTGCGGTTAATCATGGGCCGCACGGGCCGCCTGAGGCAGGTCCTCGAGGGGGATAAGCGCATTGCAACCCTGAGAGCTAACGATGGCTTTCTCATTTTAAGCGCCTACGGCGGGCAAAAGCTAAAGCAGGCGCTGCCATCTCCCCAAAAACGGGTCATTATGAACGACGATGCGGCACCCTTCGTGGCGAAGGGAAAGACAGCCTTCTGCAAGTTCGTCGTGGACTGCGACCCCGAGATCCGCGCCCTGGAAGAGGTACTTGTGGTCGATAAGGACGATAACCTGCTGGCTACCGGGCAGGCGCTGCTGTGCGCCGCCGAGATGAAAGCCTTCAAGAAAGGCACCGCCGTGAGCGTCCGGTACGGCATCAAGGGCAAAGAGATGGCGCCCGAGGTCGATTAA
- a CDS encoding PQQ-binding-like beta-propeller repeat protein — protein MFESLLAIAAILLIFSFYLMVTGYAFTTTQTNATVKWDAPGNGSIYYLKACQDGTLRALMDGRVSATGSDGSPLWSVDIPDRWWVGSKYYDPAVDVAPDGTLYVYLRANVTQAAMERRLPYTYAGDTAMDMDDQNKRLMDAYAGTEFAYSLDERVLAISPNGSILWNVPLSTGLYDADIVFRNDTVYVYHGYEETALDADGRILWTAGDVGAAPAVDEDGYVYAMTPVHSGELDPNRRALSGIITALYPDGTIFWRQDIGEAACRWKGTVPLYNNGTLYLPLNNGIAAMDRSGTVLWTKHYNVSTAIFEQAPFDSAGNIYLRTFDAGMSLSEYTFNGETYYSYIGGYQTRGSHISILRPDGTELASIDGSREYVYVNDGIAYQADVLYPENERRLGVLESAVLKAIDLKGNRTIWSHSISPGEAAMATLNASSAESLLTGNDLKNAAAFNAHGSNFTPQCVCGDCSFRIIQGKDVTYVGFWTYNYEAPAIYGLSKVAYSGGLYAFDRAGNLLWSRPVDSIIGSMYEKDGTIYYSTGNGRMSAASIDFVTGLAMAAALYILIRFVAVGAVSRARGAVSKNENRNVVLQYIVEHPGSTMYEIARSLELNKGTVRYHLFILSVNHRIASIKADKKFVRYFPNAGSYSKDEQLLMSLLRRDTIRRVMEALLRKPGLSNVQLSAELKVPESAMSKHMKELCMNGIVDRLQQSGGVSYRIRDDMRGPVARALERMAV, from the coding sequence ATGTTCGAATCATTACTGGCCATAGCGGCCATCCTCCTGATCTTCTCCTTCTACCTCATGGTCACGGGCTACGCTTTTACGACAACGCAGACGAACGCCACCGTCAAGTGGGACGCCCCGGGCAACGGCAGCATATACTATTTAAAGGCCTGCCAGGACGGCACGCTCCGCGCCCTGATGGACGGCCGCGTCAGCGCGACCGGCAGCGACGGCTCGCCGCTCTGGAGCGTGGACATACCCGACAGATGGTGGGTGGGCAGCAAATATTATGACCCGGCCGTGGACGTCGCGCCGGATGGCACCCTTTACGTCTATCTGCGGGCCAACGTCACGCAGGCCGCCATGGAGCGCAGGCTGCCATACACCTACGCGGGCGACACCGCGATGGACATGGACGACCAGAATAAGCGCCTGATGGACGCGTACGCGGGGACGGAGTTCGCATACTCGCTGGACGAGCGGGTGCTGGCCATCTCGCCCAATGGCAGCATCCTCTGGAACGTGCCGCTGTCCACCGGGCTCTACGACGCGGACATCGTCTTCCGTAACGACACCGTATACGTTTACCACGGCTACGAAGAGACGGCCCTCGATGCGGACGGCCGCATACTCTGGACGGCCGGCGACGTGGGCGCCGCGCCCGCAGTGGACGAGGACGGGTACGTCTACGCGATGACGCCCGTCCACAGCGGCGAGCTGGACCCGAACAGGCGGGCCCTCTCGGGCATCATCACGGCACTTTACCCTGATGGCACTATTTTTTGGCGCCAGGACATTGGTGAGGCGGCCTGCCGGTGGAAGGGCACCGTGCCTCTGTACAATAACGGCACGCTCTACCTGCCCCTCAACAACGGCATCGCCGCCATGGACAGGAGCGGCACGGTCCTGTGGACAAAACATTATAACGTGAGCACCGCCATATTCGAGCAGGCGCCCTTCGACAGCGCCGGAAATATCTACCTGAGGACCTTCGACGCGGGCATGTCGCTCAGCGAATATACGTTCAATGGCGAGACCTACTACTCGTATATCGGCGGGTACCAGACCCGGGGCTCCCACATCTCGATCCTGCGGCCGGACGGCACCGAGCTCGCCAGTATAGACGGCTCCCGGGAGTACGTCTACGTCAACGACGGGATCGCCTACCAGGCGGACGTGCTCTACCCCGAGAACGAGCGGCGGCTCGGCGTGCTTGAGTCCGCCGTGCTGAAGGCCATCGACCTCAAGGGCAACCGGACCATATGGAGCCATAGCATAAGCCCCGGAGAAGCGGCGATGGCGACGCTCAACGCGTCCAGCGCCGAAAGCCTGCTTACCGGGAACGACCTGAAGAACGCGGCGGCCTTCAATGCCCACGGCTCTAATTTCACGCCGCAGTGCGTCTGCGGGGACTGTAGCTTCCGCATAATCCAGGGGAAGGACGTGACCTACGTGGGCTTCTGGACTTACAACTATGAGGCGCCCGCCATCTACGGCCTGTCGAAAGTGGCATACTCTGGAGGCCTCTACGCCTTCGACCGGGCCGGCAACCTGCTCTGGTCCAGGCCGGTGGACTCCATCATAGGCTCCATGTACGAGAAGGACGGCACGATCTACTACAGCACGGGCAATGGCCGCATGTCGGCGGCCAGCATAGACTTCGTGACAGGGCTGGCCATGGCGGCGGCGCTCTATATCCTGATCCGGTTCGTCGCCGTGGGAGCCGTCTCCAGGGCCCGGGGCGCCGTCAGCAAGAACGAAAACCGTAATGTCGTGCTCCAGTATATCGTAGAGCATCCCGGCTCCACCATGTACGAGATCGCCCGCAGCCTCGAACTAAACAAGGGCACCGTGCGCTATCATTTATTCATCCTCAGCGTCAACCACCGCATCGCCTCCATCAAGGCGGATAAGAAGTTCGTCCGCTACTTCCCCAATGCCGGCTCCTACAGCAAGGACGAGCAGCTGCTCATGTCGCTCCTGCGCCGGGACACGATCCGGCGGGTCATGGAGGCGCTCCTGCGGAAGCCGGGCCTGTCGAACGTGCAGCTCTCGGCCGAGCTGAAAGTGCCCGAGAGCGCCATGAGCAAGCATATGAAGGAGCTTTGCATGAATGGCATCGTGGACCGGCTCCAGCAGAGCGGCGGCGTGTCCTACCGCATCCGGGATGACATGCGGGGCCCCGTCGCCCGGGCGCTCGAGCGTATGGCCGTATAA
- a CDS encoding carboxypeptidase-like regulatory domain-containing protein produces MRFTKTLLTALAGIALIFAALPAHAVDGDYFSISGTVTDANWNPIPGALVILYDNDFNQVTTQDTTSNGYFAFEGVSVKTNLCNLRISYKDAEGTVHELPGYYIPSQTAHGTIELNATMTHYDDYALPGSQPRATPTPVPTPTPAPTTAPTADPVPQNDNGLYIILFFSGFLTGASMSLLACIVFMRPRKPAN; encoded by the coding sequence ATGCGCTTTACGAAAACGCTCCTGACCGCTCTCGCCGGCATCGCGCTGATCTTCGCGGCTCTGCCCGCCCATGCCGTGGACGGCGACTACTTCTCCATCTCGGGCACGGTGACGGATGCCAACTGGAACCCTATCCCCGGGGCGCTTGTAATACTCTACGATAACGACTTCAACCAGGTCACGACCCAGGACACGACCAGCAACGGCTATTTCGCCTTCGAGGGCGTCTCCGTGAAGACCAATCTCTGTAACCTGAGGATATCCTATAAGGACGCCGAAGGAACTGTGCATGAGCTCCCGGGCTATTATATACCGTCCCAGACGGCCCACGGCACCATCGAGCTCAACGCGACGATGACGCACTATGACGACTACGCCCTCCCCGGCTCGCAGCCCAGGGCGACCCCGACTCCGGTTCCGACCCCGACCCCCGCTCCGACGACGGCTCCTACAGCAGACCCCGTGCCCCAGAATGACAACGGCCTTTACATAATCCTCTTCTTCAGCGGCTTCCTCACCGGCGCCTCTATGTCGCTGCTCGCCTGCATCGTTTTCATGCGCCCCAGGAAGCCCGCTAATTAA
- a CDS encoding carboxypeptidase-like regulatory domain-containing protein, which translates to MSRAYLVLPALAVLLAICTAPATASTCTVHGSVTDAAGNPVQGADVTLFNGDRTEITSVKTDASGNFVFANVDVGTNLCTVRVFYNDLRQTYTNAAYFDVWYQASGDVSVPIKDARLNMYHKASSTASSSGSPFATPAPTFLISILTLLTAAIIVKKH; encoded by the coding sequence ATGAGTAGGGCTTATCTCGTTCTGCCGGCGCTGGCCGTCCTGCTGGCCATCTGCACCGCTCCGGCCACTGCCAGTACCTGTACCGTTCATGGTTCGGTGACCGACGCCGCCGGTAACCCTGTCCAGGGCGCCGACGTCACGCTCTTTAACGGCGACCGCACGGAGATCACTTCAGTCAAGACGGACGCCTCCGGTAATTTCGTTTTCGCGAACGTGGACGTCGGCACGAATTTGTGCACGGTCAGGGTCTTCTATAACGACCTTCGCCAGACATACACGAACGCCGCCTATTTCGACGTGTGGTACCAGGCTTCGGGCGACGTGTCCGTACCGATAAAGGATGCCCGGCTTAATATGTACCATAAGGCATCTTCTACTGCAAGTTCCTCGGGCTCTCCATTCGCCACGCCAGCGCCGACATTTCTTATATCTATATTAACGCTGCTTACCGCTGCGATAATAGTTAAAAAGCATTAG
- a CDS encoding PQQ-binding-like beta-propeller repeat protein, with the protein MSKKKSILFEAVIALVIVFLAFTVYAMISTSTTAAAIKWTTPTYDQPRYMYAGDNGILYSFTGNSIYAIDSEGRPAWNLTIPDKWSISNEWLRLKDTGDILVGGFTGTTEVSPTVASSDGVLYVYARPNITVTSTDITTVDNFTQVFAISKDGIILWSVPLESKLILYDSSSLDSVSIHASGGRVYVFHDYSETVIDSSGHVLFTIASVSDPAAVDESGRIYTVSPVSSDPLLEGGAYDYRVPSGTVNAYDASGRLLWSRDIGESVERQFLREDVRAQYDSLPLYSQGKLYLPLQDGMLSMNTDGTVNWVKRLNESARLLELMPMDSAGNFYLEHVNGANQSASSVYVLSGDGSNLSQPVPYDEYRSWNYKAGKDGILYYVSGSAAANRSLADLDTLKLTAYDLKNASALWTYTIPTYKKTTITLDATSIRNIFDPYTSSDILGGSQQRYPYGSTSAKVFGQSDVIVLPSEGRVYASYSDYNYEYPIVSGQSQCVYAMGLAAISNDGRQEWQYSTVSPVTAMAEGNGTLFYSTMDGKISAAKFDPATGLTISIITYLFIRFIAVGAVSRARSRLDKNENRNVVLKFIAEHPGSTLYEIARGIDMNLGTARYHVLILGINHRITSQKADNKYVRFFLNSNTYSKEDQVLLSFIRREPTRKVLGTLLEKPGRTNVDLSRELDIAESTISKYIKELSSKEIIMKEPLPGGRFAYSIRKEYVERVAMALESIKCAA; encoded by the coding sequence GTGTCAAAGAAAAAGAGTATACTCTTTGAAGCAGTGATAGCACTGGTTATCGTCTTCCTGGCATTCACGGTCTATGCCATGATCAGCACCAGCACCACTGCGGCGGCCATAAAATGGACGACACCCACCTACGACCAGCCCCGCTATATGTATGCGGGCGATAACGGCATATTATACTCTTTTACGGGCAACAGTATCTACGCCATCGACAGCGAAGGCCGTCCGGCCTGGAACCTGACCATACCGGACAAGTGGAGCATCTCCAACGAGTGGCTCCGGCTCAAGGATACGGGCGACATCCTGGTGGGCGGGTTCACGGGCACGACCGAGGTCAGCCCCACGGTGGCCTCTTCGGACGGCGTTCTCTACGTCTATGCCCGGCCCAACATCACCGTGACTTCCACTGATATCACAACTGTGGATAATTTCACCCAGGTCTTCGCCATCTCGAAGGACGGCATCATCCTGTGGAGCGTGCCCCTGGAAAGCAAGCTCATACTCTACGACAGCTCGTCCCTGGACAGCGTGTCCATCCATGCATCCGGCGGGCGCGTTTACGTGTTCCACGATTACTCTGAAACTGTCATAGACAGCTCCGGCCACGTGCTCTTCACCATCGCCAGCGTGTCCGACCCGGCGGCCGTCGATGAAAGCGGCCGTATCTACACCGTATCGCCGGTCAGCAGCGATCCGCTGCTGGAGGGCGGCGCGTACGATTACCGCGTGCCGTCGGGCACCGTGAACGCCTATGACGCCTCGGGCCGGCTGCTCTGGAGCCGGGACATCGGCGAATCGGTCGAGCGCCAGTTCCTGCGCGAGGACGTCCGGGCGCAGTACGACTCGCTGCCGCTATATAGCCAGGGGAAGCTCTACCTGCCCCTGCAGGACGGCATGCTCTCAATGAACACGGACGGCACCGTGAACTGGGTGAAGCGGCTCAACGAGTCGGCGCGGCTGCTCGAGCTAATGCCCATGGACTCCGCCGGCAACTTCTACCTGGAGCACGTGAACGGCGCGAACCAGTCGGCATCGAGCGTCTACGTCCTCTCGGGCGACGGCTCCAACCTGTCCCAGCCCGTGCCATACGACGAATACCGCTCCTGGAACTATAAGGCCGGAAAGGACGGCATCCTCTACTACGTGTCCGGCAGCGCCGCGGCCAACCGCAGCCTCGCCGACCTGGACACGCTCAAGCTCACCGCGTATGACCTGAAGAACGCATCCGCGCTCTGGACGTACACCATACCCACGTATAAGAAGACAACGATCACGCTGGACGCCACGAGCATCCGGAACATCTTCGACCCCTATACTTCGAGCGATATCCTGGGCGGCAGCCAGCAGCGCTACCCGTATGGCAGCACGTCCGCAAAGGTCTTCGGGCAGTCGGACGTGATCGTGTTGCCTTCGGAGGGCCGCGTCTACGCCAGCTATTCGGACTATAACTACGAGTACCCGATCGTATCCGGCCAGTCGCAGTGCGTCTACGCCATGGGCCTGGCCGCCATAAGTAACGATGGCCGACAGGAGTGGCAGTATTCTACGGTCTCCCCGGTAACCGCCATGGCCGAGGGGAACGGCACTCTATTCTACAGCACCATGGATGGCAAGATCTCGGCCGCGAAATTCGACCCCGCCACGGGTCTCACCATCTCGATCATCACTTACCTGTTCATCCGGTTCATCGCCGTGGGCGCCGTCTCCAGGGCCCGCTCCAGGCTCGACAAGAACGAGAACCGCAACGTCGTCCTGAAGTTCATCGCGGAGCACCCGGGCTCCACTTTATACGAGATCGCCCGGGGCATCGACATGAACCTGGGCACGGCCAGGTACCATGTGCTGATACTGGGGATCAACCACCGCATCACCTCCCAGAAGGCCGATAATAAGTACGTGCGGTTCTTCCTGAACTCAAACACCTACAGCAAGGAAGACCAGGTGCTGCTCTCCTTCATACGGCGGGAGCCCACCCGGAAGGTGCTGGGCACGCTGCTCGAAAAGCCCGGCCGCACGAACGTGGACCTTTCGAGGGAACTGGACATCGCCGAGTCCACCATCAGCAAGTATATAAAGGAGCTCTCCTCCAAGGAAATCATCATGAAGGAGCCGCTGCCCGGCGGCCGGTTCGCATACTCGATCCGCAAGGAGTATGTGGAGCGTGTCGCCATGGCGCTGGAGAGCATAAAATGCGCCGCCTGA
- a CDS encoding carboxypeptidase regulatory-like domain-containing protein — protein sequence MRRLTLLLVTLTLILGLFPAASAYPDQAAVTVKVLSPDGFPAAGMSVSLENGNYAILGNNTTGPDGTCSFNVTPGSAAIRALVNGYYVTSVWYEAGNATLEVRLRRIGEVTGTIRLDGMGTGNPLVVLDNGTIFDSTPYDVSRQNGSDIYTFTVNRFSLQTGTGPHSLYAVGYSNGTVYRSGDTEINVSEAGTAVVLELRAVSDNASTLPPAVYDRVFHTSAGGGTFSFSGRLLDSTGAPIMNATLTAQDYLLVDRGSAISGENGTFVFGLLNVSTDFLRLKVSIPDNNSAITSYTQFYPAQGTSGLEVKVLDYPKPTSGYIYGIIALTDNRSNPVPISGTVYLSNGISQEVSPSVNGGQFSFALAPGTYWIYAEHVDGGQRLVSEKRTIEVQAVWSAFAVNPTILVVGPEKVQYGPLALSLALGALCLAGAGSAMRKWL from the coding sequence ATGCGCCGCCTGACACTGCTGCTGGTCACTCTCACGCTGATACTCGGTCTTTTTCCCGCCGCCTCCGCATACCCCGACCAGGCCGCCGTAACCGTAAAAGTGCTCAGCCCCGACGGCTTCCCCGCAGCGGGCATGAGCGTTTCCCTGGAGAACGGCAATTACGCCATCTTAGGCAACAATACGACCGGCCCCGACGGCACCTGTTCCTTTAACGTCACGCCGGGCTCCGCCGCCATCCGGGCGCTGGTTAACGGCTATTACGTCACCTCCGTCTGGTACGAGGCCGGCAACGCGACCCTTGAAGTCAGGCTCCGCCGGATAGGCGAGGTCACGGGCACCATCCGGCTGGACGGCATGGGCACGGGCAACCCGCTGGTCGTCCTCGATAACGGCACTATCTTCGACTCGACGCCCTACGACGTCTCGCGGCAGAACGGCTCCGACATCTATACTTTTACCGTCAACCGCTTCTCGCTCCAGACCGGCACCGGGCCTCATTCTTTATACGCCGTGGGCTACTCGAACGGCACCGTCTACCGCTCCGGGGACACGGAGATCAACGTCTCCGAGGCTGGCACCGCCGTCGTGCTCGAGCTCAGGGCTGTCAGCGATAACGCCTCGACGCTGCCGCCGGCCGTCTATGACCGGGTCTTTCACACGTCAGCCGGGGGCGGCACCTTCAGCTTCTCCGGCCGGCTGCTGGACTCAACTGGCGCCCCCATCATGAACGCCACGCTCACCGCCCAGGACTACTTACTCGTGGACCGGGGCTCCGCCATCTCCGGGGAGAACGGCACCTTCGTTTTCGGGCTCCTGAACGTGAGCACGGACTTCCTGCGGCTCAAGGTCAGCATACCGGATAACAACTCCGCCATAACCTCCTACACGCAGTTCTATCCCGCCCAGGGCACCTCCGGCCTCGAGGTCAAGGTCCTGGACTACCCGAAGCCGACCTCAGGCTACATCTACGGTATAATCGCCCTCACGGATAACCGTTCCAACCCCGTGCCCATCTCGGGCACCGTTTACCTGAGCAACGGCATCTCCCAGGAGGTCTCGCCCTCGGTGAACGGCGGCCAGTTCTCCTTCGCCCTTGCCCCGGGCACCTACTGGATCTACGCAGAACACGTGGACGGCGGCCAGCGCCTCGTCTCCGAGAAGCGTACCATTGAGGTGCAGGCCGTATGGTCGGCCTTCGCCGTCAACCCAACCATCCTGGTGGTCGGGCCTGAGAAGGTACAATACGGGCCGCTCGCCCTGTCGCTCGCCCTGGGCGCGCTGTGCCTGGCGGGCGCGGGCTCTGCGATGCGCAAATGGCTATGA
- a CDS encoding DNA-binding protein, which translates to MPMAREVAKRVFAKEFNASTLTYKESEDQFAPAYVLTPTGAKCNRVFIVGTLTEKENVGEEQDTWRARVTDPTGAFVVYASQFSPDAAQALSDIEPPSFVAVIGKPRVFKTQDGEIRVYVRPEAVLPVDTEARDRWVLDAINATADRLIALKAGTDADAKKAEEYYHPDIKEYKEMLLNAAKSLKQMEVSVVSAR; encoded by the coding sequence ATGCCTATGGCAAGAGAGGTCGCGAAGCGGGTCTTCGCGAAGGAATTCAACGCGTCCACCCTGACATATAAGGAAAGCGAGGACCAGTTCGCGCCTGCTTACGTTCTGACGCCGACCGGCGCGAAATGTAACCGCGTCTTTATCGTGGGCACGCTCACGGAGAAGGAGAACGTCGGCGAGGAGCAGGACACGTGGAGGGCCCGGGTCACGGACCCGACGGGCGCCTTCGTGGTCTACGCCAGCCAGTTCAGCCCGGACGCCGCCCAGGCGCTCTCCGACATCGAGCCCCCCTCGTTCGTGGCGGTCATCGGCAAGCCCCGCGTCTTCAAGACCCAGGACGGCGAAATCCGCGTGTACGTGAGGCCCGAAGCGGTATTGCCCGTGGACACCGAGGCCCGGGACCGGTGGGTGCTTGACGCCATCAACGCCACTGCAGACCGGCTCATCGCCCTTAAGGCAGGCACGGATGCGGACGCGAAGAAGGCGGAAGAGTACTACCACCCCGACATTAAGGAGTACAAGGAGATGCTGCTGAATGCGGCTAAATCCTTAAAGCAGATGGAAGTCAGCGTCGTGAGCGCCAGGTAA
- a CDS encoding replication factor A (Replication protein A protects and stabilize the intermediate ssDNA that is generated by the unwinding action of a DNA helicase at the replication fork. In addition, SSBs prevent the formation of secondary structures by single-stranded template DNA.): MLKELAKEMRKKISELGADVPQKEIEAKLDLLVNQYRVPEEEARRTVFNQYVRDLKLQRAPAGGGDSPLTKIKDITSDGKWISLKAKVVQLWENEKASIAQAGLLGDDTGTIKFVVWTKSDLPPVEEGKSYIFKNLVTDSWQGRFSVKMNKTTTIVPAEDVEVASNDTEMTGAVVDVQSGSGLVKRCPECNRILVKGACVDHGKQEGEYDLRIKAVIDDGRTAQDIILNQEMTYKVTGIDIKVAKKMAMDAVDPAVVYDEIKRILLGKYFTVKGPVLGSRYLLVKDMQPARAQLDLNTAVKKVEGI, encoded by the coding sequence ATGTTAAAAGAATTAGCCAAAGAGATGAGGAAAAAAATCTCCGAGCTGGGCGCCGACGTGCCCCAGAAGGAGATCGAGGCGAAGCTCGACCTCCTCGTGAACCAGTATCGCGTTCCCGAGGAAGAGGCGAGAAGGACCGTTTTTAACCAGTACGTGAGGGACTTGAAGCTCCAGCGGGCCCCTGCCGGCGGAGGGGACTCGCCGCTCACGAAGATCAAGGACATCACCAGCGACGGAAAGTGGATATCGCTCAAGGCGAAGGTCGTGCAGCTCTGGGAGAACGAGAAGGCCTCCATCGCCCAGGCCGGGCTGCTCGGCGACGACACCGGGACCATCAAGTTCGTCGTGTGGACCAAGTCGGACCTGCCCCCGGTCGAGGAAGGCAAGAGTTACATTTTTAAGAACCTGGTCACCGACTCCTGGCAGGGCCGGTTCTCCGTCAAGATGAACAAGACCACCACCATCGTGCCGGCCGAGGACGTCGAGGTGGCCAGCAACGATACGGAGATGACCGGCGCCGTCGTGGACGTGCAGTCCGGCAGCGGGCTGGTGAAGCGCTGCCCAGAGTGTAACCGCATCCTGGTCAAGGGCGCCTGTGTCGACCATGGCAAGCAGGAGGGCGAGTACGACCTCCGGATCAAGGCGGTCATCGACGACGGCAGGACAGCGCAGGACATCATCCTGAACCAGGAGATGACCTACAAGGTCACGGGTATCGACATTAAGGTGGCCAAGAAGATGGCCATGGACGCCGTGGACCCGGCCGTCGTGTACGACGAGATCAAGCGCATCCTGCTCGGCAAGTATTTCACCGTGAAGGGCCCCGTGCTCGGGAGCCGCTACCTGCTCGTCAAGGACATGCAGCCGGCGAGGGCTCAGCTCGACCTTAACACGGCCGTCAAGAAAGTGGAGGGGATCTAA